ATGAGTAGCTAAAGACATGAAGATTATACAGGTTGCCTCATCTGTACAGCAATAATGAATCATCCAGATAAATAGCTATGAAATCCACCTCAAGATTGACAGAACAAAAGGAAACTAATTTCAGTAGACAAGCTGTCACATTAAAACTGTTCATATCAAGCCTGATGCAAATGATCTAGAAATGTCTGCATACAGTATTGCTCTTTGGCACACACCCAGAAGCTTGTGAGTTGTTTTCTGCAAAGTTGACAGAAGATAACTGacctatttattaattaaataccgTTTTCACTTTGTTCAATtgttcagtttattattatttgcttaattTTATCACCAACCAATCACACTCAAGGAAGTCATTCACTTCCTTTAATGCAAAACACAAACCATCATAGAAATTGAGCAGTTCTATTCTCATGTAATGAAACAATAAGTGTAAATAAGAGTGATGTAAGAACAATCGAAAGTAggctataatgataataataaggtTTTAAAGTTCATAATGAAAATACTAGAAGGAACactactgtttatttttgtattatttttttctttttattattatttatttaattttttttgttcttagAACGTTCAAAGCATCCAgttttttaaaggatttaaataattaaattatttacacctcaaataaaacatttctgtagATAAGAATTAAAGGTGTTGTAGGATTGAGTGGTTGAACTACTGTAAAAgaacaaatataaatttttacttAAAACCTCTGAGTATTACAGTCCAAGTTAAAAATATTGGACTTGACACAAACAGGAAAAATCACATTtgatgatgaatgaaatgaaatatgctgtgttttccGTCAACTGGAAACCCTGGGTGCCGAAATCCAactgggtaaactggcagtgggcgggtttcGCAGAACCAAATCAAAGACGGCATTCCGGCCAAGAACTGAACAATTTCAAgggtttttcagataaacaaatatgttaagtttgcatgtttcttatttatctgcatttttatgcttttgtagagtcaaaatcttacatacagcacctttaaaggtacaatttgtaacatatttgcagtaaaatatccaaaaaccactaggctagtgttataaattttgtccagctgattactaacaatgtctctaatgttttcaactatttataaatcatgagaaaattcccattctaaacagtgacacggggcagtgcagtcgcctgttgatgacgttagttaccctttgtttccgcctttactgacgtagaaaccacatgacaacagtgtcgtggacaaatgcggaagtagctttgcgacaaacttcaactagaaagagatgctcacgtcttgtgttttactcgacaggtgagttgttttgattcgtatctttacagaaaacgtatgctattataacgatcaacaagattagaaCTATGGAGCATACACGCCAAATGCAgggcatcgcatctctagacAAGCGCGAAGACGCGTCTGATCCATCGTCTGATCTCGTTTTTACATTGACTtagtatgtaatctactcgcacaAATCATTGAACGTtgatctttccgtctgattgatggtcgTCAGCGCTTGGGTAGAAGACAAcgaatcccatcattccacgctccttcttagcgtcatcaaaccacgcgattgttattgttttgatagtgcgccctctcgtggcaggtcctacaatctgtacctttaatataaatgaatattgaaaagtttgaggtctgtttttgttctaaatgttttaaaaatgtattttcttggttATGTGAATGTTTTTCACAACATTTGACTATATTATTGTGCGAACATTATGGTTCCAACTTTGTCAGCAATTGCTTCTTTTTGCTCTGCTTGTTCCTATGGCATGACTTGGACATCTGTAAAATATCTTTTTCGAAATGCTGTATTTTGCCAGCTTGACTGGTGTAGGCAAGATGGTGCAAGACATCAACCTGGTTTGTGTTCCAGCTCCGGACATACAGCATTTCCTCACTCATTACTCCATCCTGAAGAAGCAGGAGAGTCACCTGTGGTTCTGCAGGCTCTTGAAGATGATGTTCGGTCTGACCGTCTGTGCCATCTTCCTCTACATGCTGCGCAGGAAACCGAGGAGAAGAGTTAGGAAGTTCAGACATATACAGGAGCTGTTCAGAATAATGCAGTCTGTCAGAGTTCAAACCAGACTCGTTTCTGAAGATATTGATTAGAAGCTTCTGGTTATGAAGTGCTTTAATCTTTATTAAACGTGACTTTCTAAATCGCTATTAAAAAACTATTGCTTTGATATTAGATATGCATATTTTACaaacaatattataaaacatgttaATGATTAAATTGTATGCACATTTCTCTAGTTTCGTTTAAATGCACATGTAACAATAGAGTACTACTGTATCTGGCCAATAGATGGAGATAAATACCTGTCTAGCTGTACCATCACAGTTCAATAATATCACTATGGGTTGGTTAGTACTGAGATAACCAtcgaaataaagattttaaaccattaaaaccaCCACAAGTTTTCAAGACTTCTCTAGCTTGAGTAATAACTACTTATAAACTCATATAAACCACTAATAAGACGCAAATTATTTATGTCTTGATTGTAACTTTCTATAGCCTTACACCATTCAAGTGTCTActgtataaataatgttattagtcTACAAGAATATTACTATGAGTATGAATAGGACTTTGAATTAACATGAACATCATATAATGGCAGTTGATGTTCTTAATAAAAGCATTACAGAAGAAATCTagctttatattttcttttcactGTAGCTTTACTACACATTATgaattgttattaattttaataaaagcaaTGGTAAAAATGTCACTCACATtgtcattattataatatattaaactcAACTATTATATTAATTCCtgtaattctgtaaaaaaaaaaaaaaaaaaaacatcagcagtGTATTTTTATGGTGAACGCAGTGGCCAGTTCTTATTTTcccaaaaaatatttcataaaacagtGCCAGTCTCCCTGGGTTGTAAAAGGCACAATGgtgattcttttatttattttgaggaatATTTTACCgaataataaaacaattctgaaaatctactcaccctcaggccatccaagatgtagatgagtttgtttcttcatcagaacagatttggagaacgGTAGCaatccatcacttgctcaccagtggatcctctgcagtgaatgggtgccgtcagaatgagagttcataTTGTTCCTTACACGACAACACAACATCAAAGGACATTAATTGATGGTGTGGGCTACTCGtggataatttttttatcatctgcttggactctcattctgacggcacccattcaccacagATGATCAATTGGTTAACAAGTGATGTaagttaaaattaattttcagttctgataaagaaacaaactcaccttgGATGGCCCAAGGGTAAGCAAATTTTaagcatattttcttttttggctCAACTATTCCTTTATACTCGTGGGATTCGAACCGACAATCTAACCCATGCCACCCATATGCATGTTTTGAGTTCTTACTTGCTCAAGGAAAATGCTTATACAGCATCAATCgaccctaaattattcaaatatgtttTACTACCAAGCCACAGGCACCCACGTGCAAAAACACAATTGTGACAATCTTCTGGTTGGCAATGATGGTAAGTCACGAATCAACCCTAGTGGGATTCAAACCCACATCCTTTTGGACAATCTGAACCACAACAGCCAAGAGCTGCAGGCAGCAGTGTGAGGTGGAGGGAGGGGGATGGAGCTTCTGCTTGCAGCACCGAGTCTGACTGACGTCTCTCTGCTCTCTGAGGACACGAGTGTGTGTTTTTGCAACGCGCTCCTGCTTTGCATCTACATCAGTTTTTCCGAATGACTCCTGCTCATCGATTGGAAAACTGAAAGTGGCTCCCGTGGTTTGAAGGTAAAATACAGCTGCGTCTGCTCGTGACAGCTGAGATTTCCGCAGGTTTGCAGAGCTCGTTAGTGATCGATTCTTCCTGTATCTCGTGATCGATTATTGCGAACGGGATCATGTCAGAAGTGCTGCCTTACGACGAGAGCATCTCTCATTATGGTGATGATGGAGATGAAGAGCAGCTGTCCCTCACCTGTCGCCTGCAGAACAACAGCAGTAACTTCTTCAGTACTGCGCAGAACAAACGAGCTCCGAAACTCGGACAGATCGGACGCAGTAAGAGAGGTGAGAAAACTACGTATTTACGTTTTTCGTAGGTGAAAGTACCGGGGAAAAAGGGGAGGGGGTGGGCATATTAATGAGTCGTACTAATATGCTACGTTTCCACTATTACTTTTAGTATGAAACCATCccttaaatatgcaaatgtataGCATCGTGATGATGTCAGAGTGATTCATTTGAACCTAATTGCCTGCTTTTGACTTAATCAGTTTTCATCTAGTGgcaaattgttatatatatatatctatatatatatatatatatatatatatatatatatatatatatatatatatatatatatatataataaatgtattttatattttttaattaacaacagTGATTGAAATGAATATTCAATTTATTAAAGCCATGTATTAATCTCAAGTcagtgtttttaagcattttgcatttattaaaaaaactaatggCAGTATAattgaaacaatattttttatttattaactttttttttaatagttaacttttaactttttttaatttatcagaTCATCATTCATCAAAGCTCAGTAAATATTGCTCAAAGCACAGAGACAAAGATTTCCTTTAAATTTCACCAAGCTGACTGCTCACTAAAAAAACTCCCACAGATCATGTTTTCATGCCATTTAAGTCTTATTTTGATGTAATAAAGGGGTAATATCCAAGCGGcaacctcccactctctctcatgaagccaaccaggaagtgactaaaactgcaattcatcgactggccgctagaggctggctcccaaagagagtcaatcccatagactccccatgttaaaacgcccaactttacagcaaaaaacaaaacaaaaaaaacaacaacgtttACAGCCTTGcctttcatgacaactgtgaggggggtgattttttttataactcatccgtttaaattaaaggtgctgtagggaacttttgtaaactttttttacatatttattaaacactGTAGAATATGACagagataatctgtgaaaaaatcaagctcctatggctcctcccagtgatcctattgccatttgcagaaactccatcgctcccggtaaaaaataaccaatcagagctgcggtccgtaactttgtttgtgttcaaaatgtagaaaaatttatataataagcgagtacaccatgaatccattttccaaaccgtgtttttggcttgtcctgaatcattagggtgcacctataataagtgtttatattcggactattttagattgcttcggtgataccgcggcggagtaacccagtacctttgtgattcttcatagacataaacgagaagtagttccggctacgatgttcttccgcaagacgcaagtagttctgtttattaaccgctagagcgtcaaaagttccctaccgcagatttaagccttaaatttctgcatttttaagGGAATgtccacttgagtgacaggtggattgctgctgcaaaacaaaaattaatttcgataaaccccccccccctcctatacaggattttttaaaaactggacGTAAACAGTCCAATCTTAATAAGCAACATGGTATTGTTggtattaattttaatacttattaactaataaatgcaaatataattaaaaaaattgattaaTATTCATAACACATTTccaaattatatttgtaaattagaattaaaattaaaaccattgtGTAGCTACATGCCTGTATagcctatataaatatatagcctaTTGTGCAATCCCTTGTTGCTAAGACATTGATCTCAGACATACATAATTATTACGTTTTGCATTTGGAtgcatgtttaaatatcaaagacaACTTTTTGCCTTTGTCTATTTTTGTTTAGATGCTATTTTAAACTTTGATTTCAGGTGTcagtttttgcattattattacagTCAAACCTATAAACCCTTTTTTCCCAAACTACAATTACAAAACACACTGATCATTTAACAATGCATTGGACAATGAATAGATTCCGTAATATTGCTCGGTGTGTATTGTAGAGGCAAAATACaaatcataaacatcataaaatataataaaaacgtcataaaatttaaatcaacatcGTAAAATGCTGAAGATAGTGTGTAGTTATATTTTGCTTCTATACACATATAAGCtactagcctggtaataccagactctgctactttgcttcgtagacagagtacagaagcgaaattaAATTGAGCGTAAGTAGGAaatctgacgtagtcaggctaataGGCTACACACTGAGCAATATAAatctttaatcaatcaatcaatcaatcacctttatttatatagtgctttaaacaaaatacattgcgtcaaagcactgaacaacattcatttggaaaacagtgtctcaataatgcaaaatgatagttaaaggcagttaatcattgaattcagtgatgtcatctctgttcagtggaaatagtgtttgtttttacttgcaatcaagtcaatgatatcgctgtagatgaagtgaccccaactaagcaagccagaggcgacagcggcaaggaaccgaaactccatcggtgacagaatggagaaaaaaaccttgggagaaaccaggctcagttggggggccagttctcctctgaccagacgaaaccagtagttcaatttacattttttttttttttacatttcacagcGTGATTTCTCGACTGCCACAAAATACAGATTTGTGCACTTTTTACTACAGTTTTCTGATTAGTTTTACCAATGGCATAGGAATCGTCAGATTGACAACTCTAGCCCACTAGTGTTGGGGGAATCATAAAACTGCTTaaagatgttttttgtttttttgtaatttcttcATGGACATCATGTTTG
This Carassius gibelio isolate Cgi1373 ecotype wild population from Czech Republic chromosome A23, carGib1.2-hapl.c, whole genome shotgun sequence DNA region includes the following protein-coding sequences:
- the LOC127944414 gene encoding calcium/calmodulin-dependent protein kinase II inhibitor 2-like; translated protein: MSEVLPYDESISHYGDDGDEEQLSLTCRLQNNSSNFFSTAQNKRAPKLGQIGRSKRVVIEDDRIDEVLNNTAEKSSAGV